The nucleotide window ACCCGCATTATTGTCGGCCAGCAGCACCGTCTTTCCGCAACCCAGTCGCCGCGCGATCGCACTGCCCATGCCGCCGACGCCGATCACGACGAGCACCTCGGTCATATCGTCTACCTCCTCCACGCGAACTGGCTTCCGAAGCGCATGCAGCACGTCACGCGGGCCAATCCGGTCCCTACCCCCAATGGTTAACATTAGGGCCCGAACGGATATTTTCGATCGGTGTTGGCGGGACATCCGTGCAACATCACCACTTACTACGACGCGATGTTGGCGTCGCAGGTCCCGCAGCGGGGCTCAGCGTGTTCTCGACGTCGGTTGTGGTGATGGTTTTCTGGCCTGCACCACATCGAGGACAGCGGCGCCGCACTGGCCAGGCTTGCCAGCCTCGTCCGGTCCGGGGGACACTCGCGGTGGTCACCTTCGTGAAACCTGCGCTCCGAAACGGACTGTGGCATCTGACCGGCCGGGTCGCGTGCGGCATCGCCAACCGCGTCAGGGGCAAATGGGAGCACACCGCCGCGATCAAATGGTCGCCACCGGACAACCTTTCACGGCTCCGCGGCCACGCCCGCGCGGTGCTTCCCGGAGCTCGAGTGCGGCGCCTGCTCTACGGGCGCGTCTTGATCACCTGGCAGGCACCGGACTAGCCGTCGCCGGCCAGCGATTTCCTGGTTGACCTCCGCGGGGCTTGCGTGGTTCCCCACCCACATTGAATGATCGCCCCGTGGTCAAGCGTGAAAACCGTGGCATCAACCGGTGGGAGTTGATGGTCTGTTCGCTCGGCGGACACGCCACCTACGAGCCCGATGATCGGGCCCTCGCGGAGAGACTTAGGGCCAAGACCGAGCTGGGCGAGGTGTGGCGCTGTCTTCGCTGTGGCGATTTCACCCTGGGTGCGCCTCATGGACGTGGCCGCCCCGAAGATGCGCCGCTGATCATGCGCGGCAAGGCGTTACGGCAGGCGATCATAATTCGGGCGCTTGGGGTCGAACGCCTGTTGCGGGCTATGGTGCTGGGGATCGCCGCCTGGGCGGTGTGGGAGTTTCGCGGTGCGCGCGGGGCTATCCAAGCGACCCTCGATCGTGACCTGCCGATATTTCGCGCCGCTGGATTCAAGGTCGATCAGATGTTCGCCATCCAAGAACTGGAGAAGGCGCTGGCCGCGAAACCGTCAACGTTGGCGCTGATAACGCTCGTGCTCTCCGCCTACGCCGTTCTGCAGGTCATCGAGGGCGTGGGTCTATGGATGCTCAAACGATGGGGCGAATACTTCGCCGTGGTGGCCACTTCGATTTTCCTGCCGTTGGAGATCCATGACCTGGCCAAAGGCGTCACCATGACGCGTGTAGTGACCCTGACGATCAACGTGGCCGCGGTGCTGTATCTGTTGATCTCCAAGCGGCTGTTCGGCCTGCGCGGTGGCCGCAAGGCGTATGACGAGGAGCGGCACGGCGAACAGCTGCTAGATCTCGAACGCGCGGCCGCGACGGCCTGATTTCGGCAGCCGATCGGGCGGATAGCCGCCGCGCCGAGTCGGTAGCGGTCCAATGCTCGTCGGCGCTACCGTGACGGACCAGGAACGGAGAGTATGGGTCGCTACGCAATCACCGGATCGGCATCAGGGATGGGCCAGGCGGCCGCGGCTCGGCTCCGCGACGACGGCCACACCGTGCTCGGCGTGGACCTTCGGGACGCCGACGTCGTCGCCGATTTGTCAACACCCGATGGCCGGGCGCGGGCCGCCGCGGACGTGGTCTCGGCCTGCGGAGGCAAGCTCGACGGCGCCGTTCT belongs to Mycobacterium basiliense and includes:
- a CDS encoding DUF2127 domain-containing protein, with the protein product MVKRENRGINRWELMVCSLGGHATYEPDDRALAERLRAKTELGEVWRCLRCGDFTLGAPHGRGRPEDAPLIMRGKALRQAIIIRALGVERLLRAMVLGIAAWAVWEFRGARGAIQATLDRDLPIFRAAGFKVDQMFAIQELEKALAAKPSTLALITLVLSAYAVLQVIEGVGLWMLKRWGEYFAVVATSIFLPLEIHDLAKGVTMTRVVTLTINVAAVLYLLISKRLFGLRGGRKAYDEERHGEQLLDLERAAATA